A region of Myxococcus stipitatus DSM 14675 DNA encodes the following proteins:
- a CDS encoding BamA/TamA family outer membrane protein, with amino-acid sequence MRGRMAKWCASLALTLLAGRAAAQAPGDIVDEVVVRGPEKTLPSTVQAYSRIDPGDELSYEELDKVERRLVATGLFQEVKVRTEPTGPNRVRLILEVEDKASWVVAPTFALSSANVGGGLLYAENNLWGRSKKFGTAVQVSTAESGVFAGYLDPNLFGQPQLRLSVEGQLRSDRVDEYDPGAGQEDPEVVRRTRINSASIATEFGVMLFERVRAAVKYRLMSVDAKSPDPQEEVTTPAFSIGPSQRDASLRLMVGIDTRQNLHAVMEGLNLEASYEVSNPGVWSDFRYRRYGLLYRHGLRLFDEHNLVLRAEASAGVDLPFHQELVLGGNSLRGFVHRQFRGDTRLSFTAEYHFPLFTIRSLSFRGVGFSDTGLMAWRDLPDDGVLRDVNGRVVRGYLPDSQSGLRGSTLAQGLGAGLRLYLRNIVLPLVGVDAAYGVNSGEFRFYLVAGVSPT; translated from the coding sequence ATGCGCGGACGGATGGCGAAGTGGTGCGCGAGCCTGGCCCTCACCCTGCTGGCGGGGCGAGCGGCGGCACAGGCTCCTGGCGACATCGTGGATGAAGTGGTGGTGCGGGGCCCGGAGAAGACGCTCCCGTCGACGGTGCAGGCGTACTCCCGCATCGACCCGGGGGACGAGCTCTCCTACGAGGAGCTGGACAAGGTGGAGCGTCGCCTGGTGGCGACCGGCCTGTTCCAGGAAGTGAAGGTGCGCACCGAGCCCACGGGCCCCAACCGCGTGCGCCTCATCCTGGAAGTGGAGGACAAGGCCTCCTGGGTGGTGGCGCCCACCTTCGCGCTGTCCTCGGCGAACGTGGGCGGCGGCTTGCTCTATGCCGAGAACAACCTCTGGGGCCGGTCCAAGAAGTTCGGCACCGCGGTGCAGGTGAGCACGGCGGAGAGCGGCGTGTTCGCGGGCTACCTGGACCCGAACCTCTTCGGACAGCCGCAGCTCCGGCTGAGCGTGGAGGGGCAGCTGCGCAGCGACCGCGTGGACGAGTACGACCCCGGCGCGGGGCAGGAGGACCCGGAGGTGGTGCGCCGCACGCGCATCAACTCCGCCTCCATCGCCACGGAGTTCGGGGTGATGCTCTTCGAGCGCGTGCGCGCGGCGGTGAAGTACCGGCTGATGTCCGTCGACGCGAAGTCACCGGACCCCCAGGAGGAGGTCACCACGCCCGCGTTCTCCATCGGCCCCTCGCAGCGAGATGCCTCGCTGCGGCTGATGGTCGGAATCGACACGCGGCAGAACCTCCACGCGGTGATGGAGGGCCTCAACCTGGAGGCGTCGTACGAGGTGTCCAATCCCGGCGTCTGGAGCGACTTCCGCTACCGCCGCTATGGGTTGCTCTACCGTCATGGCCTGCGGCTGTTCGACGAGCACAACCTGGTGCTGCGCGCGGAGGCCTCGGCGGGTGTGGACCTTCCGTTTCATCAAGAGCTCGTGCTGGGCGGCAACTCGTTGCGCGGCTTCGTGCATCGGCAGTTCCGAGGCGACACGCGCCTGTCCTTCACCGCCGAGTATCACTTCCCCCTCTTCACCATCCGCTCGCTCTCCTTCCGGGGCGTGGGCTTCTCCGACACGGGCTTGATGGCGTGGAGGGACCTGCCCGACGACGGGGTCCTGCGGGACGTCAACGGGCGCGTGGTGCGCGGCTACCTGCCGGACAGCCAGAGCGGCTTGAGGGGCTCCACGCTGGCCCAGGGCCTGGGCGCGGGGCTGCGCTTGTACCTGCGAAACATCGTCCTGCCGCTGGTGGGTGTGGATGCGGCCTACGGGGTCAACTCGGGGGAGTTCCGCTTCTACCTGGTGGCGGGCGTCAGCCCGACCTGA
- a CDS encoding SulP family inorganic anion transporter yields the protein MGEPSQRSRTHALPGSRFLPILSWLPQWRPSSLKRDLVAALTVTALQIPEAMAYSELAGVPPQAAFYAGPVALVLYAFFGSSRQLVVAISATVAVLSASTVAGIAPAGSARFIALTAALAMLAGVISILAGVLKLGRIAQFFSESVLTGFVFGLALVIAIKQAPKLLGLEAGSGNFFERLWHLVTHVSQTQPLTLVVGGVSLGILWVLGRRVPRLPASLVVLVLGTAGVGLLGLQTHGVKVVGNIPSGLSGPAIPDVGLGDLLKLLPGACGIALVAFAEAIGPARVLATKHRYEVDANQELIGLGASNLGAGLFRGLSVGCSLSKSAANDAAGARTQMPSLLAAGLLALVALFFTPLFRTLPEATLAAIVVMATVGMMDVTEMRRLFKLRRTDFLLAAGAMLSVLVLEVLPGLLVSVGLSVAFLVWRASQPSLSELGRAPGTLDFADVRRTPTPVTLPGLLVLRPNEGIFFANATSLRDAVIHHVDGAKSEVHTVLLDLEVTADLDVPGADMLAELEESLQHRGITLMLSRVLAPTQSLLDRTGVTEKLGADNIHPQTLNGVIEYLAHRTPHSRAEWGLIRDGLHRLSALVEEAHTAAADAQERRRLEKLRGALARLEEDEHRLH from the coding sequence ATGGGGGAGCCCTCGCAGCGGAGCCGCACGCACGCCCTTCCGGGGAGCCGCTTCCTTCCCATCCTGTCCTGGCTCCCACAATGGCGACCCAGCTCGCTCAAGCGAGACCTCGTGGCCGCCCTCACCGTGACGGCCCTCCAGATTCCAGAGGCCATGGCCTACTCGGAGCTGGCGGGAGTACCTCCCCAGGCGGCGTTCTACGCGGGCCCCGTGGCCCTGGTGCTCTACGCCTTCTTCGGCTCCTCGCGGCAGCTCGTCGTCGCCATCTCCGCGACGGTGGCCGTGCTCTCCGCGTCGACCGTGGCGGGCATCGCGCCGGCGGGGAGCGCGCGCTTCATCGCACTCACGGCCGCGCTCGCGATGCTGGCGGGGGTCATCTCCATCCTCGCGGGAGTGCTCAAGCTCGGGCGCATCGCGCAGTTCTTCTCGGAGTCGGTGCTGACGGGCTTCGTCTTCGGACTCGCGCTTGTCATCGCCATCAAGCAGGCCCCCAAGCTGCTCGGCCTCGAGGCCGGGAGCGGCAACTTCTTCGAGCGCCTGTGGCACCTGGTGACCCACGTCTCACAGACGCAGCCGCTCACCTTGGTCGTCGGGGGCGTGAGCCTCGGCATCCTGTGGGTCCTGGGGCGAAGGGTGCCGCGACTGCCCGCGTCCCTCGTGGTGCTCGTCCTGGGGACGGCGGGGGTCGGACTGCTGGGGCTCCAGACCCATGGCGTGAAGGTGGTGGGCAACATCCCCTCGGGGCTCTCGGGCCCCGCGATTCCCGATGTCGGGCTGGGGGACTTGCTGAAGCTGCTGCCGGGGGCGTGTGGCATCGCGCTGGTGGCCTTCGCGGAGGCCATCGGTCCCGCGCGAGTCCTGGCGACGAAGCACCGCTACGAAGTGGATGCGAACCAGGAGCTCATCGGCCTGGGCGCCTCCAACCTGGGCGCGGGGCTCTTCCGAGGACTCTCCGTCGGATGCAGCCTGTCGAAGTCGGCCGCCAACGACGCCGCGGGCGCGAGGACGCAGATGCCCAGCCTGCTCGCCGCGGGCCTGCTCGCGCTGGTGGCGCTCTTCTTCACGCCGTTGTTCCGCACGCTGCCGGAGGCCACGCTCGCCGCCATCGTGGTCATGGCCACCGTCGGCATGATGGACGTGACGGAGATGCGCCGCCTGTTCAAGCTGCGCCGCACGGACTTCCTGCTCGCCGCGGGCGCGATGCTGAGCGTGCTGGTGCTGGAGGTCCTCCCCGGGCTGCTCGTCTCGGTGGGCCTCTCCGTGGCGTTCCTCGTGTGGCGGGCGAGCCAGCCGAGCCTGTCGGAGCTGGGCCGCGCGCCGGGGACCCTGGACTTCGCCGACGTGCGCCGCACCCCCACGCCCGTGACGCTCCCGGGCCTGCTGGTGCTCCGTCCGAACGAGGGCATCTTCTTCGCCAACGCCACCTCGCTGCGGGACGCCGTCATCCATCACGTCGACGGCGCGAAGTCCGAGGTCCACACGGTGCTGTTGGACTTGGAGGTGACCGCGGACCTGGACGTCCCGGGCGCGGACATGCTCGCCGAGCTCGAGGAGTCACTCCAGCATCGAGGTATCACCTTGATGCTCTCCCGCGTGCTCGCGCCGACGCAGTCGCTGCTGGACCGCACGGGTGTCACCGAGAAGCTCGGCGCGGACAACATCCATCCGCAGACGTTGAATGGTGTCATCGAGTATCTCGCCCACCGCACCCCTCATTCTCGTGCGGAGTGGGGGCTCATCCGCGATGGCCTGCATCGCCTGAGCGCGCTCGTGGAGGAGGCTCACACAGCGGCCGCGGACGCGCAGGAGCGCCGCCGGCTGGAGAAGCTGCGAGGCGCCCTGGCGCGGCTCGAGGAGGACGAGCACCGCCTGCACTGA
- a CDS encoding M90 family metallopeptidase produces the protein MPGLFRLLRRRRLLGRPFPSEWLGHLDAQVPFFATLSPALRQTFLDKLKVFAWEKEFIGAGGLEITDEIRVVVSATAVQLVVHLDLAYYDRLREIIVYPDAFLLPDRTGVVLGEAKNWGSVILSWAAVLSGLRNPTDGHDTATHEFAHVLDRADGAFDGTPKLRSYSHYRTWASVMSEHFHGLQEGRAVERRVLDDYGAVNEAEFFAVASEAFFERPARMREKTPDLYEELKRFYGWDPASGT, from the coding sequence ATGCCTGGTCTCTTTCGTCTGCTCCGGCGTCGGCGCCTGCTCGGCCGGCCCTTCCCCTCCGAGTGGCTCGGCCATCTCGACGCACAAGTCCCCTTCTTCGCCACGCTGTCGCCCGCGCTGCGACAGACCTTCCTCGACAAGCTGAAGGTCTTCGCCTGGGAGAAGGAGTTCATCGGGGCGGGGGGGCTTGAAATCACCGACGAGATTCGCGTGGTGGTGTCCGCGACCGCGGTGCAGCTCGTGGTGCACCTGGACCTGGCTTATTACGACCGGCTGCGGGAGATCATCGTCTACCCCGATGCCTTCCTGTTGCCGGACCGCACGGGCGTGGTGCTGGGCGAGGCGAAGAACTGGGGCAGCGTCATCCTCTCCTGGGCGGCGGTGCTCTCCGGGCTGCGCAATCCCACGGACGGACACGACACGGCCACGCACGAGTTCGCGCATGTCCTGGACCGGGCGGACGGGGCCTTCGATGGAACCCCCAAGCTGCGCAGCTATTCGCACTACCGGACGTGGGCCTCGGTGATGAGCGAGCACTTCCACGGGCTCCAGGAGGGCCGGGCCGTGGAGCGCAGGGTCCTGGACGACTACGGGGCCGTCAACGAGGCGGAGTTCTTCGCGGTGGCCTCCGAGGCCTTCTTCGAGCGGCCGGCTCGGATGCGCGAGAAGACCCCTGATTTGTATGAGGAACTGAAGCGATTCTACGGCTGGGACCCTGCTTCGGGCACTTGA
- the coaA gene encoding type I pantothenate kinase, giving the protein MTVSVAPSVSMFVELEREAWRALRASTPMTLTAEDLDGLRGLGEQMDLNEVADVYLPLSRLLNLQVAAAQRLWAEQQAFLGGSARKVPFIIAIAGSVAVGKSTTARILQALLARWPDHPRVELVTTDGFLFPNGVLTERGLMKRKGFPESYDRRALVRMLAELKAGRAEVTAPVYSHLVYDVVPDEAKVIRQPDILILEGLNVLQSGATGQRIPHTFLSDFFDFSIYVDATEQDIRRWYVERFLRLQQTAFRDERSYFRRFSELTHEQAVSMAESVWGDINGPNLAQNIAPTRSRARLILLKGPDHKVKRVRLRKL; this is encoded by the coding sequence ATGACCGTGTCCGTTGCGCCCTCGGTGTCCATGTTCGTCGAGTTGGAGCGCGAGGCCTGGCGCGCGCTTCGTGCCTCCACGCCGATGACACTCACGGCGGAGGACCTCGACGGCCTGCGAGGGTTGGGCGAGCAGATGGACCTGAACGAAGTGGCGGATGTGTATCTGCCACTGTCCCGACTGCTCAACCTCCAGGTCGCCGCCGCGCAGCGACTGTGGGCCGAGCAGCAGGCCTTCCTCGGCGGCAGCGCGCGCAAGGTGCCGTTCATCATCGCCATCGCCGGCAGCGTCGCGGTGGGCAAGAGCACCACGGCGCGCATCCTCCAGGCGCTGCTCGCGCGGTGGCCGGACCATCCTCGCGTGGAGCTGGTCACCACGGATGGCTTCCTCTTCCCCAACGGGGTCCTCACCGAGCGCGGGCTGATGAAGCGCAAGGGGTTCCCGGAGAGCTATGACCGGCGCGCGCTGGTGCGGATGCTCGCGGAGCTGAAGGCGGGGCGCGCGGAGGTCACCGCGCCGGTCTACTCGCACCTCGTCTACGACGTCGTTCCCGACGAGGCGAAGGTCATCCGCCAGCCCGACATCCTCATCCTGGAAGGGCTCAACGTCCTCCAGTCCGGGGCGACCGGGCAGCGGATTCCGCACACGTTCCTGTCGGACTTCTTCGACTTCTCCATCTACGTGGACGCGACGGAGCAGGACATCCGCCGCTGGTACGTGGAGCGGTTCCTCCGGCTCCAGCAGACGGCGTTCCGCGACGAGCGCAGCTACTTCCGTCGCTTCTCCGAGCTGACCCACGAGCAGGCGGTGTCGATGGCCGAGTCCGTGTGGGGCGACATCAACGGCCCCAACCTGGCGCAGAACATCGCGCCCACGCGCTCCCGGGCCCGGCTCATCCTGCTCAAGGGGCCGGACCACAAGGTGAAGCGCGTGAGGCTGCGCAAGCTGTAG
- a CDS encoding GNAT family N-acetyltransferase, whose protein sequence is MLSWQWKAFPELTLEELYALLALRQEVFVVEQRSLYLDADGLDARSLHLLGTEDTGPGPFLAAYLRILPPGVKHPDEASLGRVVTSPRARGRGLGRELTERGLARLEALYPRADIRISAQEYLIAFYGSLGFVTQGGVYDEDGIPHVEMLRRARG, encoded by the coding sequence ATGCTGAGCTGGCAATGGAAGGCGTTCCCGGAGCTGACGTTGGAGGAGCTGTACGCGCTGCTCGCCCTGCGCCAGGAGGTCTTCGTCGTGGAGCAGCGCTCGCTCTACCTGGACGCGGATGGCCTGGACGCCAGGTCCCTCCACCTCCTCGGGACCGAGGACACGGGCCCAGGTCCCTTCCTGGCCGCCTACCTGCGCATCCTCCCGCCCGGGGTGAAGCACCCCGATGAGGCCAGCCTGGGCCGCGTGGTGACGTCTCCTCGCGCGCGCGGACGCGGACTGGGGCGCGAGCTCACCGAGCGGGGGCTCGCCCGGCTCGAGGCCCTCTACCCTCGCGCGGACATCCGCATCTCCGCGCAGGAGTACCTCATCGCCTTCTACGGGAGCCTGGGCTTCGTCACCCAAGGGGGCGTCTACGACGAGGACGGCATCCCCCACGTGGAGATGCTCCGCCGCGCCCGAGGCTGA
- a CDS encoding NAD-dependent protein deacetylase: MTLPSPTALVPGDSEDVDSLASLLRGRRTVVLTGAGCSTESGIPDYRGPGTRARARNPIQHREFLQRPEVRARYWARSLLGWPRFSSARPNAAHQALAELERAGHVPGLITQNVDRLHHAAGSARVIELHGALERVRCLDCGGQEARAVLQERLLTLNPDFNHQVLELRPDGDAELSSEALQSFRVPACVSCGGTLKPDVVFFGDNVPAPTVAEAFSLLEAGDALLVVGSSLAIYSGYRFLVRAAERHLPIAILNLGECRGVELADLRIEASAGDVLPRLARALVSG; encoded by the coding sequence ATGACGCTACCGTCGCCGACCGCGCTTGTTCCCGGAGACTCCGAGGACGTGGACTCGCTGGCCTCGCTGCTGCGAGGGCGGCGCACCGTGGTGCTCACGGGCGCGGGCTGCAGCACCGAGTCCGGCATCCCCGACTATCGAGGCCCTGGTACCCGGGCCCGGGCCCGCAATCCCATCCAGCACCGCGAGTTCCTCCAGCGGCCCGAGGTGCGCGCGCGTTACTGGGCGCGCAGTCTGCTCGGCTGGCCCCGGTTCTCCTCCGCGCGACCCAACGCCGCGCACCAGGCGCTGGCGGAGCTGGAGCGCGCGGGGCATGTACCCGGCCTCATCACCCAGAACGTGGACCGGCTGCACCACGCCGCTGGCAGCGCGCGGGTCATCGAGCTGCATGGCGCGCTGGAGCGCGTGCGCTGTCTGGACTGCGGAGGGCAGGAGGCGCGAGCCGTGCTCCAGGAGCGCCTGCTCACGCTCAACCCGGACTTCAATCACCAGGTGCTGGAGCTTCGGCCGGACGGAGACGCGGAGCTGTCCTCGGAGGCGCTCCAGTCCTTCCGGGTGCCGGCGTGCGTGAGCTGTGGTGGGACGCTGAAGCCCGACGTCGTGTTCTTCGGCGACAACGTGCCCGCGCCCACGGTGGCGGAGGCGTTCTCCTTGCTGGAGGCGGGGGACGCGCTGCTGGTGGTGGGCTCGTCGCTGGCCATCTACTCCGGCTACCGCTTCCTCGTGCGCGCGGCCGAGCGCCATCTCCCCATCGCCATCCTCAACCTGGGCGAGTGCCGCGGCGTGGAGCTGGCGGACCTGCGCATCGAAGCGAGCGCGGGAGATGTGCTGCCCCGGCTCGCACGAGCGCTGGTGAGCGGCTGA
- a CDS encoding LysR family transcriptional regulator has translation MARLDVNRSGEMEVFVKVVELGGFSAAARAFRMTPSAVSKLVARLEERLGARLLNRSTRALKLTPEGCGFYERSVRILEELDEAERQAAASDAPSGRLRINTNPAFSRCILIPLLPAFLARYPSVTVELNLTDKLIDLLDERTDIAIRAGPLKNSQLTARKLGETRLVIVGSPDYLQRHGTPKSPTDLATHNRLSFSYARASVSWPLMDGATELAVAPVGSVEASDGEALRQMVLAGVGLARLAVFQVKEDLDAGRLVPVLEEHNPGDTEAIHALYLSQGQHMPARIRAFIDFLTAHVRMP, from the coding sequence ATGGCGCGCCTTGACGTCAATCGCTCCGGGGAGATGGAAGTCTTCGTGAAGGTGGTGGAGCTGGGTGGCTTCTCCGCCGCCGCGCGCGCCTTCCGGATGACGCCCTCCGCGGTGAGCAAGCTGGTGGCCCGGCTGGAGGAGCGGCTGGGGGCCCGCCTGCTCAACCGCTCGACACGCGCGCTCAAGCTCACGCCGGAGGGCTGCGGCTTCTACGAGCGGAGCGTGCGCATCCTCGAGGAGCTCGACGAGGCGGAGCGACAGGCCGCCGCGAGCGATGCACCGAGCGGGAGGCTGCGCATCAACACGAACCCGGCCTTCAGTCGCTGCATCCTCATCCCCCTGCTCCCGGCCTTCCTCGCCCGATATCCGTCGGTGACGGTGGAGCTCAACCTGACCGACAAGCTCATCGACCTGCTCGACGAGCGGACCGACATCGCCATTCGCGCCGGGCCGCTCAAGAACTCGCAGCTCACCGCGCGCAAGCTCGGTGAGACGCGGCTGGTCATCGTGGGCTCACCGGACTACCTCCAGCGGCACGGCACGCCCAAGTCGCCCACGGACCTGGCGACCCACAACCGGCTCAGCTTCAGCTACGCGCGGGCGAGCGTGAGCTGGCCGCTGATGGATGGCGCCACGGAGCTCGCCGTGGCCCCGGTGGGCAGCGTCGAGGCCAGTGATGGCGAGGCCCTGCGGCAGATGGTGCTGGCGGGTGTGGGGCTCGCGCGGCTCGCGGTGTTCCAGGTGAAGGAGGACCTGGACGCGGGCCGCCTCGTGCCCGTGCTGGAGGAGCACAACCCCGGCGACACCGAGGCCATCCACGCGCTCTACCTGAGCCAAGGGCAGCACATGCCCGCGCGCATCCGCGCCTTCATCGACTTCCTCACCGCCCACGTGCGCATGCCCTGA
- a CDS encoding MFS transporter has protein sequence MFALTAGAFGIGVTEFVIMGLLMEVGTDLGVSLSSAGLLISGYALGVMAGAPVLTVLTGRWSRKHVLLGLMVIFTVGNVACALAPTYGTLMAARVLTSLSHGTFFGVGSVVATGLVPADRRASAIAIMFTGLTVATILGVPLGTWLGQWLGWRATFWAVALIGLGAVVVLAVFVPRDTEERKSSDWRADMRALGRRPVLLGLVTTALGYAGVFAVFTFIAPILTRLSGFSQAAVSPILLVFGGGMLVGNLVGGKLADRQLLPAILGSLAVLSLVLFGMTFVLHSQVLAVIAVGLFGAAAFATVPPLQMWVLEKAQGAGQSLASSLNIGAFNLGNALGAWFGGLIIDRGPGLGAVTWVAALVPLSAILVVLLSQRLDASDSATCLPVSKELECPSLEEV, from the coding sequence TTGTTCGCATTGACCGCGGGCGCCTTTGGAATCGGCGTCACGGAGTTCGTCATCATGGGCCTGTTGATGGAGGTGGGCACCGACCTGGGTGTCTCCCTCTCCTCGGCGGGGCTGCTCATCTCCGGCTACGCCCTGGGCGTCATGGCCGGCGCTCCCGTCCTGACGGTGTTGACGGGCCGCTGGTCCCGCAAGCACGTGCTGCTGGGGCTGATGGTCATCTTCACCGTGGGCAACGTGGCCTGCGCGCTCGCGCCCACGTACGGCACGCTGATGGCCGCGCGGGTGCTCACGTCCCTCTCGCACGGGACGTTCTTCGGCGTGGGCTCCGTCGTGGCCACGGGGCTGGTGCCCGCGGACCGGCGCGCATCCGCCATCGCCATCATGTTCACGGGCCTCACGGTGGCCACCATCCTCGGCGTGCCGCTGGGCACCTGGCTGGGGCAGTGGCTCGGGTGGCGCGCGACGTTCTGGGCCGTGGCGCTGATTGGCCTCGGCGCGGTGGTGGTGCTCGCCGTCTTCGTCCCTCGCGACACGGAGGAGCGGAAGTCCTCGGACTGGCGCGCGGACATGCGGGCCCTCGGGCGGCGGCCGGTGTTGCTGGGGCTGGTGACGACGGCGCTCGGCTACGCGGGCGTGTTCGCGGTGTTCACCTTCATCGCGCCCATCCTCACGCGGCTCAGCGGCTTCTCGCAGGCGGCGGTGTCACCCATCCTGCTGGTCTTCGGAGGCGGCATGCTGGTGGGCAACCTGGTGGGAGGAAAGCTCGCGGACCGCCAGTTGCTTCCGGCCATCCTGGGCTCGCTCGCGGTGCTGTCCCTGGTGTTGTTCGGGATGACCTTCGTGCTGCACAGCCAGGTCCTCGCGGTCATCGCCGTGGGGCTGTTCGGCGCGGCGGCCTTCGCCACCGTTCCACCGCTCCAGATGTGGGTGCTGGAGAAGGCACAAGGCGCCGGGCAGAGCCTCGCGTCGAGCCTCAACATCGGCGCCTTCAACCTGGGCAACGCGCTGGGCGCGTGGTTCGGCGGACTCATCATCGACCGAGGCCCCGGACTGGGGGCCGTCACCTGGGTGGCCGCGCTGGTGCCGCTGTCGGCCATCCTCGTCGTCCTGCTGTCCCAGCGCCTGGATGCGAGCGACTCCGCGACCTGCTTGCCCGTGTCGAAGGAGCTCGAGTGTCCTTCGCTGGAGGAGGTGTGA
- a CDS encoding HD domain-containing protein, producing MGDSPVTLQAEGIQRTIGFILELDKLKGVTRKVKPLGLSRYENSAEHSWQLAMLALSLSHHAPAGMDLDRVVRMLLVHDVGEIDTGDTMAFVEGGWKERKAAELAAVERIFGLLPAPHGERFLALWKEFEQGETAEARYAHAVDRAMPVLLNLANEGQSWRENGISHERVVARIAPPIKAGCPALWEYLEGRLTEARQRGWFGA from the coding sequence ATGGGCGACAGTCCCGTGACACTTCAGGCCGAGGGGATTCAGCGGACCATCGGCTTCATCCTGGAGCTGGACAAGCTGAAGGGGGTGACCCGCAAGGTCAAACCCCTGGGGCTCTCCCGCTACGAGAACTCGGCGGAGCACAGCTGGCAGCTCGCCATGCTGGCCCTGTCGCTGTCACACCACGCGCCAGCTGGCATGGACCTGGACCGCGTGGTCCGGATGCTGCTGGTGCACGACGTCGGCGAAATCGACACCGGCGACACGATGGCGTTCGTGGAGGGCGGGTGGAAGGAGCGCAAGGCCGCCGAGCTCGCCGCGGTGGAGCGCATCTTCGGCCTGCTTCCCGCGCCCCACGGCGAGCGGTTCCTCGCGCTGTGGAAGGAGTTCGAGCAGGGCGAGACGGCGGAGGCGCGCTACGCGCACGCCGTGGACCGCGCGATGCCCGTGCTGCTGAACCTGGCCAATGAAGGGCAGAGCTGGCGGGAGAACGGCATCAGCCACGAGCGGGTGGTGGCGCGCATCGCTCCGCCCATCAAGGCGGGGTGTCCCGCCCTGTGGGAGTACCTGGAAGGCCGGCTGACGGAGGCCCGTCAGCGCGGCTGGTTCGGCGCCTGA
- the cysI gene encoding assimilatory sulfite reductase (NADPH) hemoprotein subunit, translating to MSTQPKPLSEVEHIKANSRLLRGTLAESLADPVTGAISSTDTSLIKFHGSYQQDDRDSREERRQQKLEPDYSFMLRTRLPGGVCTPAQWLVMDGLSREHANGSLRITTRQAFQLHGILKGDLKPTIARINASLIDTIAACGDVNRNVLCNPNPADTRLHEVVYSWAVRLSEHLLPKTRAYYELWLDEEKVAGGEEEPMYGATYLPRKFKVAVAVPPENDVDLFAHDLGYIAIIEDGALVGFNVSVGGGLGATHGDANTFPRLADVIGFVPPERMLGVAEEVLKMHRDFGDRGNRKRARLKYVLEDRGPAWFTQELERRLGFSLEPARPFTFEHNGDRFGWREGHDGRWHVTLHLDSGRVADRTDAPHLTGLREIARIHTGDFRLTPNQNLVIAGIQPEARERIETLIREHRLDGFKNASPLRRNALACVALPTCGLAMAEAERYLPTFVERVEERLTAHGLQDANILLRITGCPNGCARPYLAEIALVGKAPGRYNLHLGGDVRGQRLNRLYRENVDEATLLAVLDPLFAAYARERLRGEGFGDYVVRAGHVPAAPSRSPQAA from the coding sequence ATGAGCACCCAACCCAAGCCTCTTTCCGAGGTGGAACACATCAAGGCGAACAGCCGCCTGTTGCGCGGGACGCTGGCGGAGAGCCTCGCGGACCCGGTGACGGGCGCCATCTCCTCGACGGACACCAGCCTCATCAAGTTCCACGGCAGCTACCAGCAGGACGACCGGGACTCGCGAGAGGAGCGCAGGCAGCAGAAGCTGGAGCCGGACTACAGCTTCATGCTGCGCACCCGCCTGCCCGGTGGCGTCTGCACTCCCGCCCAGTGGCTCGTCATGGACGGGCTGTCGCGGGAGCACGCCAACGGCAGCCTGCGCATCACCACCCGTCAGGCGTTCCAGCTCCACGGCATCCTCAAGGGAGACCTCAAGCCGACCATTGCCCGCATCAACGCCTCCCTCATCGACACCATCGCCGCCTGCGGCGACGTCAACCGCAACGTCCTGTGCAATCCCAACCCCGCCGACACCCGGCTCCACGAGGTGGTCTACAGCTGGGCCGTGCGCCTGTCCGAGCACCTGCTGCCGAAGACACGCGCGTACTACGAGCTCTGGCTGGACGAGGAGAAGGTCGCCGGTGGTGAGGAGGAGCCCATGTACGGGGCCACCTACCTGCCCCGGAAGTTCAAGGTCGCCGTCGCGGTGCCCCCCGAGAACGACGTGGACCTCTTCGCCCACGACCTGGGCTACATCGCCATCATCGAGGACGGCGCGCTGGTGGGCTTCAACGTCAGCGTAGGCGGGGGACTCGGCGCCACGCACGGTGACGCCAACACCTTCCCTCGGCTCGCGGATGTCATCGGCTTCGTCCCACCCGAGCGGATGCTCGGGGTGGCCGAGGAGGTGCTCAAGATGCACCGCGACTTCGGGGACCGGGGCAATCGCAAGCGGGCCCGATTGAAGTACGTCCTGGAGGACCGAGGCCCCGCCTGGTTCACGCAGGAGCTGGAGCGCCGCCTGGGCTTCTCCCTGGAGCCCGCGCGGCCCTTCACCTTCGAGCACAACGGCGACCGCTTCGGCTGGCGCGAGGGCCATGACGGCCGGTGGCACGTCACCCTGCACCTGGACAGCGGACGCGTGGCGGACCGGACCGACGCACCGCACCTCACCGGCCTGCGGGAGATTGCCCGCATCCACACCGGAGACTTCCGGCTGACGCCCAACCAGAACCTGGTCATCGCGGGCATTCAGCCCGAGGCCCGGGAGCGGATTGAGACGCTCATCCGGGAACACCGGCTGGACGGGTTCAAGAACGCGAGCCCCTTGCGCCGCAACGCCCTGGCCTGCGTGGCCCTGCCCACGTGCGGTCTCGCCATGGCCGAGGCCGAGCGCTACCTGCCCACCTTCGTGGAGCGCGTGGAGGAGCGCCTCACCGCGCACGGGCTCCAGGACGCGAACATCCTGCTGCGCATCACCGGATGCCCCAACGGGTGCGCCCGGCCGTACCTCGCGGAGATTGCCCTCGTGGGCAAGGCGCCCGGCCGCTACAACCTCCACCTGGGCGGGGACGTCCGAGGCCAGCGCCTCAACCGCCTCTACCGGGAGAACGTGGACGAGGCGACCCTCCTCGCGGTGCTCGACCCGCTGTTCGCCGCGTATGCCCGCGAGCGCCTGCGGGGAGAGGGCTTCGGCGACTATGTGGTGAGGGCGGGCCACGTCCCCGCCGCTCCCAGCCGCTCACCCCAGGCCGCCTGA